A region from the Vicia villosa cultivar HV-30 ecotype Madison, WI linkage group LG3, Vvil1.0, whole genome shotgun sequence genome encodes:
- the LOC131661974 gene encoding LOB domain-containing protein 12-like: protein MGGNSHSPCASCKLLRRRCAKDCIFAPYFPSHDPQKFAIVHKVFGASNVSKILQELPVEQRTDAVSSLVYEAHARVKDPVYGCVGAISYLQNQVSELQMQLAVAQAEIVCIQMQHHDNEPVMQIPETGMALDHNFPSSSYVIHHDSRESVFEF from the exons ATGGGTGGTAATTCTCATTCCCCTTGTGCTTCATGCAAGCTCCTTAGACGCCGTTGTGCTAAGGACTGTATCTTTGCTCCTTATTTCCCTTCCCATGATCCTCAAAAGTTTGCTATAGTTCACAAGGTTTTTGGTGCCAGCAACGTCAGCAAAATACTCCAG GAACTTCCTGTTGAACAAAGAACCGATGCAGTAAGCAGTTTAGTGTATGAAGCACATGCAAGAGTGAAAGATCCTGTTTATGGTTGTGTTGGAGCCATATCTTATCTTCAAAACCAAGTTTCTGAGCTTCAAATGCAGCTTGCAGTTGCACAAGCAGAGATAGTCTGCATCCAGATGCAACATCATGATAATGAGCCTGTAATGCAAATTCCAGAAACGGGAATGGCCCTTGATCATAACTTTCCTTCTTCAAGCTATGTAATTCATCATGATTCAAGAGAGAgtgtttttgaattttga
- the LOC131661973 gene encoding cytosolic endo-beta-N-acetylglucosaminidase 1-like produces MNPRHLEPYINRQFLINVRNILRLISKTTQNLIMSQTQPSSSSPDPPPFDPNQPSVPISYPIKTLQDLQSRSYFDSFHYPFNISSVPISSSKLPNRRRLLVCHDMAGGYSDDKWIQGGSNPDAYAIWHWHLIDVFVYFSHSLVTLPPPCWVNTAHRHGVKVLGTFITEWEEGKATCDVLLSTKESAQMYAERLTELAVRLGFDGWLINMEVKLDPKQIPNLKEFVDHLSLTMHSSLPGSLVVWYDSVTIDGELNWQDQLNEYNKPFFDICDGIFVNYTWKESYPKLSADVAGDRKFDVYMGIDVFGRNTYGGGQWNANVALDVIRKNEVSAAIFAPGWVYETKQPPDFETAQNSWWGLVEKSWGVLPNYSGPLPLHTNFDQGRGYHISVDGNNVSDASWCNISCQGFQPLLPLADTRNPIQVTVDLKEASYSGGGNLTFKGSLDKQTYFETKILQGEFLLTELPIHFTYSVKSNGNSSLGLKLVFTSNKDQTVSALLTSQEVNHFSSKFDKVITTRKQKEVSSGWVINESEIEMNGYTLTEIYAVCYRSDSSLSDYYALLGHITVKSSNYNPDFPVSSSWLVDGKFIKWTSGSNGSKTLSIKLSWTLKDGKNYLSLKYNIYVVKSSKQAGDNPSRTSKSVKEEYLGVAQVNCFYVSDLEIPSDSSSLKFIIQVCSVDGTIQALNDSPYYELKVESP; encoded by the exons ATGAATCCTCGGCATCTCGAACCTTATATAAACCGCCAATTCTTAATCAATGTCCGAAACATCCTACGTCTCATTTCCAAAACAACTCAAAACCTAATCATGTCTCAAACACAACCCTCTTCTTCTTCTCCCGACCCTCCACCTTTCGATCCCAACCAACCCTCCGTTCCCATTTCCTACCCAATCAAAACCCTCCAAGACCTTCAATCTCGCTCTTACTTCGATTCCTTTCACTACCCTTTTAACATATCTTCAGTTCCCATTTCTTCTTCCAAGCTTCCCAATAGGCGTAGGTTGTTGGTTTGTCATGATATGGCTGGTGGTTACTCCGATGATAAGTGGATTCAAGGTGGTAGTAATCCTGATGCTTATGCTATTTGGCATTGGCATttgattgatgtttttgtttacTTTTCTCATTCGTTGGTTACTCTTCCTCCTCCTTGTTGGGTTAACACTGCTCATCGTCATGGTGTCAAG GTGTTGGGAACTTTCATCACCGAATGGGAAGAAGGAAAGGCTACCTGTGATGTACTCCTTTCAACAAAGGAGTCTGCACAAATGTATGCAGAACGTCTGACCGAGCTTGCTGTTCGTTTAGGCTTCGACGGGTGGCTA ATAAATATGGAGGTAAAGTTGGATCCCAAGCAAATTCCTAATTTGAAAGAGTTTGTAGACCATTTGTCATTAACAATGCATTCCTCATTGCCTGGATCATTAGTGGTGTGGTATGACAGTGTTACAATTGATGGTGAACTGAATTGGCAAGATCAACTAAACGAATATAATAAGCCGTTCTTTGATATATGTGATGGAATATTTGTAAACTATACATGGAAG GAAAGCTATCCAAAGCTCTCTGCTGATGTGGCTGGTGATCGGAAGTTCGACGTTTACATGGGAATTGATGTATTCGGAAGGAACACATATGGCGGTGGACAGTGGAAT GCAAATGTTGCTCTTGATGTAATAAGAAAGAATGAAGTCTCTGCTGCAATATTTGCTCCCGGATGGGTCTACGAAACAAAGCAACCACCAGATTTTGAGACTGCTCAGAATAG TTGGTGGGGTCTCGTGGAGAAATCTTGGGGAGTACTGCCAAATTATTCTGGACCACTACCGTTACATACGAATTTTGATCAG GGACGCGGTTATCACATTTCAGTTGATGGAAACAACGTATCAGATGCTTCGTGGTGCAACATTTCTTGCCAAGGCTTTCAG CCACTCCTTCCGCTTGCTGATACTAGAAATCCTATTCAAGTTACTGTAGA CTTGAAGGAAGCATCATATAGTGGAGGGGGGAACCTTACATTCAAAGGATCTCTTGATAAGCAAACTTATTTTGAGACGAAAATCCTCCAAGGCGAGTTTCTTTTGACCGAGTTGCCTATCCACTTTACTTATTCG GTGAAATCTAATGGCAATTCTTCGTTAGGACTTAAACTCGTGTTCACTTCAAACAAAGACCAAACAGTTTCTGCACTTCTCACATCGCAGGAAGTGAATCATTTCTCAAGTAAATTCGACAAAGTAATCACAACACGCAAACAAAAGGAGGTTTCCTCTGGATGGGTTATAAACGAAAGTGAAATTGAAATGAATGGATACACTTTAACCGAAATCTATGCAGTGTGCTACCGATCAGATTCCTCATTATCAGACTATTATGCACTTCTTGGTCACATCACAGTCAAGAGTTCCAACTACAATCCAGATTTTCCCGTTTCATCTTCCTGGCTAGTCGACGGCAAATTTATAAAATGGACATCAGGCTCCAACGGTTCTAAGACGCTTAGCATTAAACTTTCATGGACACTAAAAGATGGAAAGAATTATCTCTCTCTGAAGTACAACATCTATGTGGTGAAATCATCAAAACAAGCAGGTGATAATCCAAGTAGAACTTCAAAGTCTGTGAAGGAGGAGTACCTTGGAGTAGCACAAGTAAACTGCTTTTATGTTTCTGATCTTGAAATTCCTTCAGATAGTTCTAGCCTCAAATTTATAATACAAGTTTGTAGTGTGGATGGGACAATTCAGGCATTGAATGATTCTCCATATTATGAATTGAAGGTTGAAAGTCCCTAA
- the LOC131661975 gene encoding DEAD-box ATP-dependent RNA helicase 18-like, with translation MAMEPEFPNKALTSTRFSDLKPPLSDPVLQALTDSAFDFCTPVQAATIPLLCSFKDVAVDAATGSGKTLAFVIPLVEILRRSSSNPKPHQVLGIIISPTRELASQIYHVAQPFISTLPNVKSMLLVGGVEVKTDMQKIEEEGANVLIGTPGRLHDIMNRMDVMDFKSFEILILDEADRLLDMGFQKQINAIITQLPKLRRTGLFSATQTEAVQELAKAGLRNPVRVEVRAETKTANGGAASTQLESSKTPSGLHIEYLECEADKKPSQLVDFLIKNRSKKIIIYFMTCACVDYWGVVLPRLSVLKGFSLISLHGKMKQTVREKALSSFTSLSNGILLCTDVAARGLDIPGVDCIVQYDPPQDPNVFVHRVGRTARLGKQGHAVIFLLPKEESYVEFLRIRRIPLQERSSSDNAPDVISEIRSAATKDRDVMEKGVRAFVSYIRAYKEHHCSYIFRWKELEIGKLATGHGLLQLPLVPEVKRHSLSIEGFEPVKDINFEDIKFRDKSREKQRKKNLQTKKEAKEKEPKPKKLKKTPNVPDVMRKKTAKQRRAQQTVEDEEELTQEYRLLKKLKKGVIDEDEYAKLTGTEDLL, from the exons ATGGCCATGGAACCCGAGTTCCCCAACAAAGCTTTAACAAGCACTCGCTTTTCCGACCTCAAACCCCCACTTTCCGATCCCGTACTCCAAGCCCTCACAGACTCCGCCTTCGATTTCTGTACCCCCGTTCAAGCCGCCACCATCCCCTTACTCTGCAGCTTCAAAGACGTCGCCGTCGACGCCGCCACCGGTTCAGGCAAAACCCTAGCTTTCGTTATCCCACTTGTCGAAATTCTTCGTCGCTCCTCCTCCAATCCCAAACCTCACCAG GTTTTGGGGATAATTATATCTCCTACAAGGGAACTAGCATCCCAAATTTATCATGTTGCACAACCTTTTATTTCAACCTTACCCAATGTTAAGTCAATGCTACTAGTAGGTGGAGTGGAAGTTAAAACTGACATGCAGAAAATTGAGGAAGAAGGTGCTAATGTATTGATTGGCACCCCGGGTCGATTGCACGACATTATGAATCGGATGGATGTTATGGATTTCAAAAGTTTTGAG ATTTTGATTTTGGATGAGGCTGATAGACTCTtagatatgggattccagaagCAGATAAATGCTATCATAACTCAGTTACCTAAGCTTAGAAGGACTGGCTTATTTTCCGCTACTCAAACTGAAGCTGTGCAAGAGCTTGCTAAAGCAGGATTGAGGAATCCTGTGAGGGTTGAAGTTCGAGCGGAAACTAAAACTGCAAATGGTGGTGCAGCATCAACACAGCTAGAATCTTCAAAGACACCTTCAGGTCTTCACATCGAG TACTTGGAATGTGAGGCTGATAAGAAACCGTCGCAGCTAGTAGATTTCCTTATTAAGAACCGCTCgaaaaaaattataat ATATTTCATGACTTGTGCTTGTGTTGACTATTGGGGAGTTGTTCTTCCTCGCCTTTCTGTTTTGAAAGGCTTCTCCTTGATTTCCCTTCATGGAAAGATGAAGCAG ACTGTGAGGGAGAAGGCACTATCTTCATTTACATCCCTCTCAAATGGAATTCTTTTGTGTACGGATGTTGCAGCACGTGGACTTGACATACCTGGCGTAGACTGTATAGTGCAG TATGATCCTCCTCAAGACCCAAATGTTTTCGTACATAGGGTAGGTCGAACTGCTCGGCTGGGTAAACAAGGACATGCTGTTATCTTCTTATTACCAAAG GAGGAATCATATGTAGAATTCTTGCGTATAAGAAGAATTCCACTTCAAGAAAGATCAAGCTCCGACAATGCACCTGATGTTATATCCGAG ATTCGTTCTGCGGCAACAAAAGATCGCGATGTCATGGAGAAGGGAGTCAGGGCATTTGTTTCTTACATTCGTGCTTATAAAGAGCATCACTGCTCTTATATTTTCAG GTGGAAAGAACTTGAGATCGGCAAGTTAGCCACCGGACATGGCTTATTGCAACTTCCTTTAGTGCCGGAGGTAAAACGCCACTCACTATCCATTGAGGGATTTGAACCTGTTAAAGATATCAATTTCGAGGACATTAAGTTCAG GGATAAATCAAGGgagaaacaaagaaagaaaaatctGCAAACAAAGAAAGAAGCAAAAGAGAAAGAGCCTAAACCTAAAAAGCTAAAGAAAACTCCCAATGTACCCGATGTCATGAGGAAGAAAACAGCCAAACAGAGACGTGCCCAGCAGACTGTTGAAGATGAGGAAGAGTTGACGCAAGAATACCGCttgttgaagaaattgaagaaaggGGTCATTGATGAGGATGAATATGCCAAGTTGACGGGCACAGAAGACTTACTTTGA